From a region of the Acidobacteriota bacterium genome:
- a CDS encoding SH3 domain-containing protein encodes MKKHIFLLSGIALFLMGCALTDIKSVSSFDSEKRQYSKILILSSFQDLRYKDVIESAFQQACLRNNILAATGSEILPPVREYSQDEITKRFRERNIEGLLIVALQEYWESSVAMPSITTTTGTAVLIGNILNYSEQQQSLPELVFTMPNANFDSRFFDGETGQAVWRATSLSAGDVFSDFSSLAKSLAATTVAKLLNDKILIPSLANSSAISSSYMAPPKSLTEALTLYNEFYIKGDYPSAISGLSSLKPYLDQYETRGTDRLLLSKIYFLWGSCFIKAYNRPDLAVLLFEKTLNQNPDYRPDKSLFDTTVISLYEKYKNDFWVPRIALKEKELSEKNEAQSKEIGAREKDIADNVRRGEQIRIIKSGATLRVQPDFQSLIIRELPVGALLEFDDISGEWVKIKLPPNSDGFVIVGYIHVLYVEPNR; translated from the coding sequence ATGAAAAAACACATATTTCTATTATCTGGAATCGCTCTTTTCTTGATGGGCTGTGCCTTAACTGATATTAAATCTGTTTCAAGCTTTGATTCCGAGAAACGGCAATATTCGAAGATCCTAATCCTATCTTCATTTCAAGACCTGAGATATAAAGATGTTATCGAATCCGCGTTTCAACAAGCGTGCTTAAGAAATAATATTTTAGCTGCAACTGGTTCAGAAATATTACCTCCGGTTAGAGAATATTCCCAAGATGAAATAACAAAAAGATTTAGAGAGAGAAATATCGAAGGATTACTTATCGTAGCTCTTCAAGAATACTGGGAATCATCTGTAGCTATGCCAAGTATAACGACGACAACTGGAACAGCCGTCCTTATTGGAAACATTTTAAACTATTCAGAGCAACAACAGTCTTTACCTGAATTAGTTTTCACAATGCCAAATGCAAATTTTGACAGCAGGTTTTTTGACGGAGAGACAGGTCAGGCTGTTTGGCGAGCTACATCCCTATCTGCTGGAGATGTTTTTTCAGATTTTTCAAGTTTAGCAAAATCTCTTGCTGCAACTACTGTAGCCAAGCTCTTAAATGATAAGATCCTCATCCCGTCTCTCGCCAATTCTTCAGCAATCAGCAGCAGCTACATGGCGCCACCGAAAAGCCTCACGGAAGCTCTTACTTTGTACAATGAATTCTATATAAAGGGTGATTACCCAAGTGCTATATCGGGACTGTCATCCCTGAAACCATATCTTGATCAATATGAAACAAGAGGAACTGATAGGCTTCTTCTATCAAAAATCTATTTCTTATGGGGGTCATGCTTTATCAAAGCATATAATCGACCAGATCTTGCCGTCCTTCTTTTCGAAAAAACTTTGAATCAAAATCCTGACTATCGGCCAGATAAAAGCTTATTTGACACAACGGTAATTTCTTTGTACGAAAAATATAAAAATGATTTTTGGGTTCCTAGGATTGCTCTTAAGGAAAAAGAATTAAGCGAAAAGAATGAAGCCCAATCTAAAGAAATTGGGGCTAGAGAAAAGGATATTGCTGACAATGTTAGAAGGGGAGAACAGATTAGGATAATAAAATCCGGAGCAACCTTAAGAGTCCAGCCGGATTTTCAAAGCCTAATAATAAGAGAATTGCCCGTTGGTGCCCTTTTAGAATTTGACGATATTTCCGGAGAATGGGTAAAAATTAAGCTTCCGCCTAACAGCGATGGATTTGTTATTGTTGGATATATTCATGTTCTCTATGTAGAGCCGAATAGATAA
- a CDS encoding SH3 domain-containing protein encodes MLTTKNSLLKSLAAAIVWLLLSQTASAGEGLKIRILGMGAPVRQAPDTTARFILIAQKGQVFEVVEKLENWYLIKLPNSQEGYVHKSVAEELVEVDVPKVETPEKTVAEKAIPVVEKPALIVEEKAEPVVEVPEKMVAEKPKAPPEITIIRPAPSADKIAMLMARFGYFVASDSAFNEIYENGPVFGGELRLGGRKVAGWLEGGYREHKGKFSFTGEKTKVNVIGVELGVLYRLSTGTFQPNVGTGVGYYMFNEKNAPLGEAKENKIGFCGIAGISIIPTKDLVLDLRLKYYTCKMRPADFDIEIGGLSLDLGIGFSF; translated from the coding sequence ATGCTGACAACAAAAAACAGCTTGCTTAAATCTCTCGCAGCGGCAATCGTATGGCTGTTGCTTTCTCAGACCGCTTCTGCCGGAGAAGGCCTGAAAATCCGTATTTTAGGCATGGGTGCACCCGTTAGACAAGCCCCTGATACAACAGCACGCTTTATTCTTATTGCACAAAAAGGCCAAGTTTTTGAAGTCGTGGAAAAGCTAGAAAACTGGTATCTTATCAAACTCCCAAACTCTCAAGAAGGCTATGTACATAAATCTGTCGCCGAGGAACTTGTTGAAGTTGATGTGCCGAAAGTTGAAACACCGGAGAAGACTGTCGCCGAAAAAGCTATCCCGGTTGTTGAAAAACCGGCCCTTATTGTTGAGGAAAAGGCTGAGCCGGTAGTTGAAGTCCCAGAGAAGATGGTTGCTGAAAAACCGAAAGCACCGCCTGAGATAACAATTATCCGCCCAGCACCAAGTGCAGATAAAATTGCAATGCTTATGGCACGATTCGGATATTTTGTTGCCTCTGATTCCGCATTTAATGAAATCTACGAAAACGGGCCTGTATTTGGAGGCGAATTGCGTTTAGGTGGAAGAAAGGTTGCAGGATGGCTTGAAGGCGGTTACCGAGAGCACAAAGGCAAGTTCTCCTTCACTGGAGAAAAGACAAAAGTCAATGTCATAGGCGTTGAATTGGGTGTGCTTTATCGTCTATCCACCGGGACATTCCAGCCCAATGTAGGAACCGGAGTTGGATATTACATGTTCAATGAGAAGAATGCGCCTCTTGGCGAGGCCAAGGAGAATAAAATCGGTTTTTGTGGAATTGCAGGGATATCCATAATCCCAACGAAAGACTTGGTCTTGGATCTCCGGTTAAAATACTACACCTGCAAAATGAGACCGGCTGATTTTGATATTGAGATTGGCGGTCTGAGCCTGGATCTGGGAATTGGGTTTAGCTTCTAG